The genomic DNA AATAGATTTACTGAATTTTAAGATTGTGAAACCTGAAAGTATTGTTTCTCATTTTTGGATTTTAAATCTTGATTCAATAATTTTTTCTTTTATATTAGGATGCGTTTTTACAGGTGTTTTTTATATGGTCGCAAAAAAAATTACGACCGGTGTTCCTAATAAGTCACAAGCTTTTGTTGAAATTGTTTTTGAATTTATATTATCTAATATAAAAGGTATGTTTCAGGGCAATAATCCTATTATCGCACCATTGTCGCTAACAATTTTTATGTGGGTGTTTTTAATGAATTTTATGGATTTATTTCCAATTGATTTCATACCTTTATGTTTTGAAAGATTATTTCAATTGCCAGCGATTCGTGTTGTTCCATCTGCAGATGTAAACATTACCTTATCAATGTCATTAGCAGTATTTATTTTGATTTTATTTTATAGTATCAAAATTAAAGGATATATTGGTTTTTTAAAGGAATTAACTTTACAACCTTTTAGTCACCCTATATTTTTTGTTTTTAATTTTTTATTAGAATTTGTTTCTCTATTATCGAAACCTATTTCGTTAGGATTAAGACTTTTTGGTAATATGTATTCTGGTGAAATGATTTTTATTTTAATTGCAGGTTTGTTGCCATGGTGGTCTCAATGTTTTTTAAATGTTCCATGGGCTATTTTTCATATTTTAATAATATCTTTGCAAGCTTTTATTTTTATGGTGTTGACAATTGTATATTTATCAATAGCTTCACAATCTCATTAAGATAAAATTCGACTATAATCCTATTAAAAACCGAGGTTTATAATGGATAATTTAAATATTGATATGTTATATATCGCAGTGGCTATTATGATTGGGTTGGCTGCAATTGGTGCTGCTATTGGCATTGGTATTTTAGGTGGAAAATTTTTAGAAGGAGCAGCAAGGCAACCTGATTTAATTCCTTTACTAAGAACACAATTTTTTGTAGTAATGGGTTTAGTTGACGCAATTCCTATGATTGCTGTAGGTTTAGGTTTATACATGCTATTTGCTATTTCTTAAGTTTTTATTTTTAAAAAATTTTTTTTACTTTAAATACTTAGTAAAATCTTTACGTTTTTGAATGGCGTAAAGATTAATCTTGAATTCGAAATAAGGCATATAATCGTGAATCTTAATGCAACAATTTTTGGGCAAGCAATTTCATTTTTTTTATTCGTCTGGTTTTGTATGAAGTATATATGGCCTCCAATTATTTTAGCTATAGAAACTAGACAAAAAAAAATTGAAGATACTTTAGTTTCTTCGAAAAGAATTGAACAAGAATATCTTGTTCTTCAAGCAAAAATGAATCAAATGCTGAAAGATACAAAAGAAAAAGCTTCTTTTATTTTAAATGAAGCAAATGCACAGAAATTATTGATTTTAGAAGATGCAAAAAATAAAGCTATTGAAGAAACTAAAAAAATCTTGTTAAATAGTCAGTCAGAAATTGATATTCAAATGCTACATGCACGTCAAAATTTAGAAAAAGAAATTCTTGGTTTATCTGCTTTAATGGCGGAAAAAATTATTAAAAAAAATATTAAAGAAGATAAAAGTAAATTTTTTATGAATAATATAATTAATTTATTATCAGAGATGAGAAATCAATGTAGGTAATATTTAATGTCATTTGATACTATTGCAAGACCTTACGCTCAAGCTATTTTTGAAATAGCAAAAAAAAATAATTCAATAAAAAAATGGAAAAAAACATTAATCTTGATTAATAAAATTATCTCTCTTAAACAAATTCAAAGATTTTTGTCTGGATCTTTATCTTCACATTATTTATCATCATTTTTAATATTTATTATTAATGAACATCTTGATGAATATTCAAAAAATTTAATAAAATTATTAGCGTATAACCAGCGGTTTAAAATATTTCATAATATATTAAAACAATTTCTTCAGTTAGAAGCTTCTTATCAAAAAATTACTATTGTCGAATTAACATCAGCATCTATTTTAAAAAAAGATCAAATTCTTAAAATACAGCTTTTTTTAGAAGAAATATTATCTTCTAAAATTAAATTTATATATCACATTAATGATTATATACTTGATGGTATAATTATAAAAATAAATGATCAAATTTTTGATTTTTCTATACGAAATCATTTAAAACAATTATTTTCAGCATTAAATTTTTAAGAGAACAATATATGCAATTAAATTCCACAGAAATTAGTAAATTAATTCAAGAAAGAATTGTTCAATTTGAAGTTTTTAATCAATCCTATAATGAAGGAACTATTATTTCGATTAACGATGGTATTATAAAAATATATGGTCTTTCTGAAGTTATGTTGGGAGAAATGATTTCATTACCTAATAATGAATATGCTATTGCACTTAATATAGAAAGAGATACAGTTTCTGCAATAGTTTTAGGGCCTTATATTCATATTTGCGAAGGTGTTAAAGTAAGGTGCACAGGAAAAATTTTAGAAGTTCCTGTGGGTGTAAATTTTTTAGGTCGTGTTGTCAATGCATTAGGTTGTCCTGTTGATGGGAAAGGTATTATAAAACATGATAGTTTTTTACCAGTAGAAGCCAATGCTCCAGGGGTGATTGAACGTAAATCAATTAATCAACCAATACAAACGGGTTACAAAGCTATTGATGCTATGATTCCTATTGGTCGAGGGCAGCGCGAATTAATTATTGGAGATCGTCAAACAGGAAAAACTGCACTTGCAATAGATACTATCATTAATCAAAAAAAATCTGACGTTTTTTGTATTTATGTTGCTATAGGTCAAAAATTATCTACTGTTATTAACGTCGTGAAAAAATTAGAAGAATATGATGCTTTATCAAATACTATTGTTGTTATTGCTGCTGCTGCTGAAGCTCCATCTTTACAATATTTATCTCCATATTCGGGTTGTGCGATGGGAGAGTTTTTTAGAGATCAAGGGAAAGATGCTTTAATTGTATATGATGATCTTTCAAAACATGCAATTGCTTACCGTCAGATTTCCTTATTATTACGACGTCCTCCCGGAAGAGAAGCTTTTCCTGGGGATATATTTTATTTGCATTCTCGTTTATTAGAAAGAGCAGCTCGTGTTTCTGAAGAATATATAAAAAATAAAACAAAAGATAAAATTGTTGGAAAAACTGGATCACTTACAGCTTTTCCTATTATTGAAACACAATCTGGTGATGTTTCTGCATTTGTTCCAACTAATGTAATTTCTATTACTGATGGTCAAATATTTTTAGAATCTAGCTTGTTTAATTCAGGTGTTCGACCTGCTGTAAATGCTGGTATTTCTGTTTCACGAGTTGGTAGTGCTGCTCAAACTAATATCATTAAAAAATTATCTTCTGGTATTCGAACAGCTTTAGCCCAATATAATGAACTTGCAGCATTTTCTCAATTTGCATCAGATTTAGATCCAACAACACAAAAATTATTGATGCATGGTCAAAAAATTACGGAATTACTTAAACAAAAACAATATAATCCGTTAAGTATATCGAATCAGGCATTAATGTTCTTTATTTCAGAAAATCATTTTCTTGACGATATTTCTCTTGAAAAAATAGCTCAATTTGAACGAGATATTTTAGTATATGCAAATAGTTATTATCCAAATCTCATGATAGAAATTAATCAAAATAAAAATTTTGATGATAAAGTTAAAAATCAATTTATTGAATTAATTAAAAAATTTAAAAGTACTTAATTTTATAATGCATTTCACCTCACCTTTCTCCCAAATTAGCACGATAGATAAGAGAAGATACTTAAGTGGGTATAAAAGATA from Buchnera aphidicola (Aphis aurantii) includes the following:
- the atpE gene encoding F0F1 ATP synthase subunit C, giving the protein MDNLNIDMLYIAVAIMIGLAAIGAAIGIGILGGKFLEGAARQPDLIPLLRTQFFVVMGLVDAIPMIAVGLGLYMLFAIS
- the atpA gene encoding F0F1 ATP synthase subunit alpha, whose protein sequence is MQLNSTEISKLIQERIVQFEVFNQSYNEGTIISINDGIIKIYGLSEVMLGEMISLPNNEYAIALNIERDTVSAIVLGPYIHICEGVKVRCTGKILEVPVGVNFLGRVVNALGCPVDGKGIIKHDSFLPVEANAPGVIERKSINQPIQTGYKAIDAMIPIGRGQRELIIGDRQTGKTALAIDTIINQKKSDVFCIYVAIGQKLSTVINVVKKLEEYDALSNTIVVIAAAAEAPSLQYLSPYSGCAMGEFFRDQGKDALIVYDDLSKHAIAYRQISLLLRRPPGREAFPGDIFYLHSRLLERAARVSEEYIKNKTKDKIVGKTGSLTAFPIIETQSGDVSAFVPTNVISITDGQIFLESSLFNSGVRPAVNAGISVSRVGSAAQTNIIKKLSSGIRTALAQYNELAAFSQFASDLDPTTQKLLMHGQKITELLKQKQYNPLSISNQALMFFISENHFLDDISLEKIAQFERDILVYANSYYPNLMIEINQNKNFDDKVKNQFIELIKKFKST
- a CDS encoding F0F1 ATP synthase subunit B; translation: MNLNATIFGQAISFFLFVWFCMKYIWPPIILAIETRQKKIEDTLVSSKRIEQEYLVLQAKMNQMLKDTKEKASFILNEANAQKLLILEDAKNKAIEETKKILLNSQSEIDIQMLHARQNLEKEILGLSALMAEKIIKKNIKEDKSKFFMNNIINLLSEMRNQCR
- the atpH gene encoding ATP synthase F1 subunit delta, coding for MSFDTIARPYAQAIFEIAKKNNSIKKWKKTLILINKIISLKQIQRFLSGSLSSHYLSSFLIFIINEHLDEYSKNLIKLLAYNQRFKIFHNILKQFLQLEASYQKITIVELTSASILKKDQILKIQLFLEEILSSKIKFIYHINDYILDGIIIKINDQIFDFSIRNHLKQLFSALNF
- the atpB gene encoding F0F1 ATP synthase subunit A is translated as MFLEPISNPQKYISHHLHHLQIDLLNFKIVKPESIVSHFWILNLDSIIFSFILGCVFTGVFYMVAKKITTGVPNKSQAFVEIVFEFILSNIKGMFQGNNPIIAPLSLTIFMWVFLMNFMDLFPIDFIPLCFERLFQLPAIRVVPSADVNITLSMSLAVFILILFYSIKIKGYIGFLKELTLQPFSHPIFFVFNFLLEFVSLLSKPISLGLRLFGNMYSGEMIFILIAGLLPWWSQCFLNVPWAIFHILIISLQAFIFMVLTIVYLSIASQSH